A window of Mobiluncus massiliensis genomic DNA:
TTTCTTTGTGGTGGATGGTTCGCGCCGCCAACGCTGGCGGTATCGGCGATACCGAAGCTCGCGAAGTCTGGCGTCCGATTGCCCGCTGGGGCATGACCATCATGTTGGTCGCTGGCGTTTTGACCATTGCTTCGGGCCACTTGCAGGGTCAGCACCTGGTTTACTATCAGCCGGCCAAGATGGCTGCCGCAGAAGGTCTGTGTGCCGGTGAATCCGGCGCCCTGGCTCTGGTAGCTTTCTCGGACTGCCCGCAAAACATCCAAAAGAACGACGACGGCTCCTGGCCGTTGACCGAAGTTGGTATCGGCAAGATTCCGGGTCTGCTCGGTTTCGTCGCGCACAACTCGTTCTCCCGTTCCATCGCTGGTATGGCTGACTCCTCCGAGCGCACCCAGACCATGCTAGAGAACGCCGCGGACAAGTACGGCGATAAGGCTCCGAACATCGACACCGCTAACACTTCTGGGATTAAGGGCGAAACCGGCGTTTACAGCTGGGCTCCTTACTCGCCATCTGTCCTGCTGGTGTTCTGGTCCTTCCGTTTGATGATGGGCTTGGGTCTCTTCTGTGCGGCCTTGGCTCTGGTGGGTCTGTACCAGACCCGCGGCGGCAAGGTTTCCACGTCTAAGGGTCTGAAGCGTCTCGCTCTGATTACGCTGCCGATGCCGTTCCTGTCTGCATCCTTCGGCTGGATTATGACTGAGTTCGGTCGTCAGCCTTTCATCGTGTACCCGAACCAGGATGCCTTCGGTTCTGACCTCGCGGTCAAGACCGATGCTGCCGGCGTGTTCATGCTGACTGGCGACGGCTTGTCTGGCGTAGTCAATCCGCTTGAGTTCTTGATTTCGTTGATTCTGTTCACTTTGGTTTACCTGGTGCTCGGTATCATCTGGTTCAAGCTCATGGTCCGTTACTCCAAAGAGGGCATCAACACCCCGGCCTCCGATGGTGGCCCGAACGCTGCCTCTCAAGAGTTGTCGTTCGCTTACTAAGGAGGAAATCAGACAATGACTTTTCTGCAAATCCTTTGGTTTATCCTCGTAGCGGTCCTGTGGGCTGGCTATCTCGTCCTGGAAGGCTACGGCTTGGGTACCGGTATGTTGCTGCGTATCATCGGTAAGACCGATGACGAGCGCGGTCAGATGGTTCGCGCCATCGGCCCGCACTGGGACGGCAACGAAGTGTGGCTGCTCACCGCTGGTGGCGCGACCTTCGCTTCTTCTCCCGAGTGGTACGCCGTGATGTTCTCCGGTATGTACATCGCTCTGTTCCTGGTTCTGCTGTGCTTGATTGGCCGTATCGCGGCTATTGAATGGCGCAACAAGATTGACACGCCGCAGTGGCGTGGCCGCTGGGACACCATCCAAACCATCTCGGCTTGGTTGGTTCCGATTCTGCTGGGTGTAGCCTTCGGCAACCTGGTAGCTGGCATGAAGATTATCGTGGCCGATCCCAAGACCCCGTTCGTCGAGGTCGGTCCCGAGAACGTCGACATCGCCAATGCCGGTATGTCTCAGATTCACTCCTTCGTTGGTCTGGGCGAATTCCCCTTCAGCCAGTTGCTGAGCTTGCTGATTGGTGGTTCCGGCTTCGCGATTCTCGGCGGTTTGGTGATTGCCTCCCTGTCCTTGGTCCAAGGTGCTAACTTCCTGGCTCTTAAGACTGATGGGGCTGTGCAGGAACGCGCGGTCACGATTGCCCCGAAGCTGGGTCTCATCTCGACCGTCCTGACCGCAGTCTTTGCGGTGTGGGGCACCTTCGCTTTCAAGGGCGATGGTTTCATCTTCTCGCTGATCTTCCTGGTTCTCGCGGCAGTCTGCCTCATCGTCAGCCTGCTCTTCGCGTTCAAGGGCGCTTCGGCAAAGGCTTTCACCTTCAACTCCGTTGCGATTGCAATGTGCGTTGCTTGGGTGTTTGCCATGCTCTTCCCCAACGTGATGAAGTCCTCGATTGATCCGGCCTACTCGCTGACTATCGCTCAGTCTGCGGCTTCTGCCGGAACCCAGATTGTGATGACCGTAGCGGCCATCATCCTGGTTCCAATCGTGTTGGGTTACACCATCTGGTCTGTCTACATGTTCCGCGCTCGTATCAGCGTGGCACCTGCGGGCGGCCTGGAGCCTGACAAGATTCGCGAAGGCGCGAACTTCCTGGTTGGCTAAATAAAGCGACGACGGTCTGAAACCGTTACGGGCGGGTCACTACGGTGGCCCGCCCGCACCAGTTTAACCAGGGCTTTTAATCCCTACGGCTGTCCAGCTTTGTGGAGTTTTTTTCTAAAATGTGGAAAGCTGAGGGGGTGAAACCCATGGATCCTCGACTGCTAAAGTACGCTAAATCTGCGCGCGGATACATCATCTTTATCACTGTTTTTGGTTTTCTTTCGGCAGTTTTCATCATCGCTCAAGATTGGCTCATCTCTAAAGCTGCAACTCCGGTCATCATGGAACACCAGCCTTTGTCCTTCATCGTTCCCACTCTCGGCGTGTTGGTTTTAGTACTTTTGGGCAGAGGGCTGTCCCTGCTGATTCGGCAATGGTTTGCGCACCGGGCAGCAACGGGCGCGATTCGGGAAATCCGGGAAAAAGTCCTGACCCACGCCACCAAACTCGGTCCTCGCTGGCAGACCCAACACGGTCAAGACACCGTAACCACGGTCGTGCGCGCCTTGAAAGACCTCGATGCTTACTTTGTCTTTTTCCTACCTCAACTTTTACTCTCAGCGACAGTCACTCCCCTGACCCTGTTGGTGATTTTTTACCTGGACTGGATTAGCGCTCTGTTTGTGCTGGCCACCATTCCACTCATCCCCCTGTTCATGATTCTCATCGGGATTTTGACCCAGGAATACTCCGATAAACGCCTGGCTTCCATGAAACGTATGGGAGGCCAACTGGTGGATCTCTTGGCTGGCCTGGCTACCCTGAAATCCCTGGGACGCGAACAAGACCCCGCCAAGCAGGTGAAACGGGTCGGCTACGAATATTCCCGTTCCACCATGCAGACGTTGCGCGTCGCGTTCATGAGCGGCGGCGCCCTGGAATTCCTGACCACCCTGTGCGTGGCTCTGGTCGCGGTCGAAGTTGGGATTCGACTGTTGAATAACCAACTCGACCTGTTCACCGGGCTGCTGGTCATCATGCTGACCCCGGAGGTCTTTAGCCCGCTACGTGAAGTTGGCAAGCAATTTCACGCCTCCTCCGACGGCGTCACCGCCGCAGAAGCCGCATTTGCCATCCTTGAGGAACCACTACCGAAAACCGGGAACCTCGCGGCTCCTGACCTCACGAAAGCCACTATCCAGTTGCGTGACGTAGGCGTGAAGGCTCGTGGTATGTGGGCCCCCGCCAGCCTCACAGCCAGCCTCGAACCAGGAAAAATTTACGCCCTGACCGGCGCCAGCGGTTCCGGAAAAACGACCACGGCCATGAGCCTTCTGGGGCTGCAAGCCGTGGACCAGGGAGAGCTAACGGTGAGCGGACCTGGGGGCGACGTGCCGCTACACGACATCGACCCGGCCTCGTGGTGGGAACAATGCGCCTGGGTTCCCCAAAATCCCGCCATCCTGCCCGGAACAGTGCTGGAAAACTTGGGCGAATCCGGAGAGAACCCCAGCCCCGCCCTTGTGGAAGCCAGCCGCATCACTCACTTCGATACGGTGGTGCAGGGGCTGCCAGACGGTTGGCTGACTCAACTCGGCGCCGGGGGTTTGGGCCTGTCGGTCGGTCAGCGGCAACGCTTGGCACTGACTCGCACCCTGACCCAAAAGGCACAGTTTATCGTGCTGGACGAGCCGACCGCGCACCTGGATGCAAACCTGGAAACCCAGGTTATTGCCGGGATTAAAGCCTTGAAAGCCCAAGGGAAAACGGTGGTTGTCATCGCCCACCGCCAAGCCGTGCTAAATGTCGCCGACGTGTCCATTCCGGTCGAAACCAGGACCTTCACCGCTGCCGAGGCAGAACAGGAAGCCCGGGCGGCAGCCGAAGCGAAACCAAAGCCACGGGAGCGCAAACGTAAACCGGATGGACGTGAGGATTTACCTCCGCTCATTTTGAACTTGGATTTTGCTGATAACGAGGTGCGCGCATGAGTAGCGACAAGTCAACTTTCCCCGTCGAGCTCATGGAATCAGCTACGGGATTCTCCGGTTCCACCATGAAAAACACCGCGTTTATTTCTCGCGAAGAGCTGCGTAACCTGCGCCTGACCTACCGGATGATGCGCCTGAATCGCACCAATATGGCGCTGGCTATCCTCCTGGGTGTCTCGACATTAGCCTGCGCCATCGGGCTGTCGGTGGTGGCGGCATGGCTCATTGCCCGTGCAGCTCAGATTGACGCCCTGTGGATGGACTTGGCAGTTGCAGCCGTAGCCGTGCGTTTCTTTGGAATTGGCCGGGCGCTATTCCGCTATCTGGAGCGCCTAGCGTCTCACAAGGTCGCCCTGTTGGGGGTTGCCGATTTGCGTCACACGGTTTACCGTATTCTGGCAGGTCGTCCCGCAAAAAACATCGCGGCCTTGCGGCGCGGGGAAATCCTGGCCCGTACAGGCGGTGATGTCGATTCGGTCGGAGACTTTGTGGTGAAGTCCGTCCTTCCCGGAATGGTTACGGCCATCACCGCTATCGCCACCGTTATTCTGTTCTGGTTTCTGGCTCCCCTGGCGGCACTCACGCTGCTGATCTGCCTGCTGATGGCGGGAGTGGTAGGGCCTTTGCTGACGATTCGTTCCGCCCGCATCGCTGAGCTGGCTTCCCAACAGGCCCAGATTGAGCTGACCGCCAGCGCCCAAAACCTCATGATGAATGCCAGCGAACTGGCGGTTTCCGGACGTCTGCAGGCCGCGCAAGACCACCTCAACCAAGTCGAACAAGTCATTCAGCGCCTGAAAGACAAGGCCGCCCGCCCTTCTGCCATCGCCGCTTTTATTGACAATATTTCGATGGGGGCGGCCGTCCTGTGCGGTTTCCTGATTGGCACTCCCCTGGTCGTCAGCGGCCAGCTGTGGGACGTGAACCTGGCGATTTTGGTGCTGGCTCCCCTAGCAGCTTTTGAGGGGACCTCCCAACTGGCTGCCGCCGCGGTACAGCTGGTGTCCTCCGGAGCCGCCGCGACCCGTCTGGTGGATTTGATGGGGGGAGCTGATTATGTCGAGGCCGCCCTGAAGCAGATTTACGCAGCGGACGCCACCCCGAACAGCGATGCCGTCCCGGAGGTGGCAGTCAACGCAGAGGGGCACCGCGCGGAAATCTCGCCCGTCACCGAAGTTGAGGCTCACCTGGTGGCCAAAGACCTAGAGATTGGGTGGCCCGGCGGGCCGATTATCGCCAGCGGGATTGACCTGGAACTGCGCCCCGGCAAGGCTTTGGCGATTGTGGGGCGTTCCGGAATCGGCAAATCCACGCTGCTTTATACCTTGGCAGGTTTGATTCCGCCGCGCGGCGGCAGCCTGACGCTGGGGGGAATCGACATCAGCACACTGCCGCGCGCCACCGTGAGCGAAAAAATCGTGATGACCGCGGAGGACGCCCATATTTTTGCCACCACCGCCCTAGAGAACATTCGGGTAGCGCGAGCCAATGTGGGCAGCGTGGAGGCGGAAAAGCTGCTACAAGAGGCGGGCATGGGGCCGTGGCTCCAGGCCGCCCCGGACGGCCTGGATACCCAGCTCGGCATGGACGGGGCCGCGTTGAGCGGCGGAGAACGCCGACGCATCCTGTTAGCGCGAGCTTTAGCAACCCCGGCGCAGCTCCTCGCCCTGGACGAACCCGGTGAGCACCTGGACGGAGCTCTGGCTGACCAGCTGGTGTCGGACCTATTGGCGACCGGCAAGAGCGGGGAACGCGGCGTGCTGCTGGTCACGCATCGGCTCAGCGCCTTGGACGGAGCCGACGAAGTCATAGTTCTTGGTAAGCTGGATAGCGAAAACGATGAGGGCGTGACCCATATCACCGCTCGCGGAACGCACGCCAGTTTGGTTGAAACCAACCCCACCTACCGTTGGAACCTAGAACAGGAGAAGAGCTACGTCTGAGCGAGTCAGCCCCAAGGTCAATAACTATTTGGGGGAAAGCCACGCTGTTTTGCGTGAAAAAATCAATGCGCTGAACTTGGAGCTCGAAACTTTGCAGCGGTGGAACCACATGAGCCAGAGCATCACCACGGCGCTGCTGGAAGATACCGATGAGGAAGAAGCGCTGTCCCTCATCGCCTCCTCCGTGCGCAGGGTGGCAGAAGCCGATACGACCCTGATTGTGCTGCCCAGTTTAGGTGGAAAATACATCTGTGAAATTGCTGACGGCGAGGCTGGCGAACAGATGATTGGTTTGGAATTTCCTCCCGAAGGACGCGCCCAGTCGGTCATTCGCAACAATGTCGGTATCATCGTGGAATCTATGGAACGCGCGAACTTACTGCGGGTTCCCGAACTGTCCATTTTTGGGCCGGCTCTCTATGCCCCCATGAGCGAGCGCGGAGCCGCCGGCGGGGTCATTATCCTGTTTCGTAACCCCGGCAGCC
This region includes:
- a CDS encoding cytochrome ubiquinol oxidase subunit I — encoded protein: MGLEGLDLARWQFGITTVYHFILVPFTIGMSLLVALMETLWYRTGKEYWLKATRFFGRLFIVNFALGVATGIVQEFQFGMGWSEYSRFVGDIFGAPLAFEALLSFFMESTFLGVWIFGWGKISKKAHVVVSWLVMVGVNTSMLWIIGANSWMQRPVGAVFDPATGRATLNGATAFFQVVTNSTMWLAVFHVVTSSILLASTIVAGISLWWMVRAANAGGIGDTEAREVWRPIARWGMTIMLVAGVLTIASGHLQGQHLVYYQPAKMAAAEGLCAGESGALALVAFSDCPQNIQKNDDGSWPLTEVGIGKIPGLLGFVAHNSFSRSIAGMADSSERTQTMLENAADKYGDKAPNIDTANTSGIKGETGVYSWAPYSPSVLLVFWSFRLMMGLGLFCAALALVGLYQTRGGKVSTSKGLKRLALITLPMPFLSASFGWIMTEFGRQPFIVYPNQDAFGSDLAVKTDAAGVFMLTGDGLSGVVNPLEFLISLILFTLVYLVLGIIWFKLMVRYSKEGINTPASDGGPNAASQELSFAY
- the cydB gene encoding cytochrome d ubiquinol oxidase subunit II; translated protein: MTFLQILWFILVAVLWAGYLVLEGYGLGTGMLLRIIGKTDDERGQMVRAIGPHWDGNEVWLLTAGGATFASSPEWYAVMFSGMYIALFLVLLCLIGRIAAIEWRNKIDTPQWRGRWDTIQTISAWLVPILLGVAFGNLVAGMKIIVADPKTPFVEVGPENVDIANAGMSQIHSFVGLGEFPFSQLLSLLIGGSGFAILGGLVIASLSLVQGANFLALKTDGAVQERAVTIAPKLGLISTVLTAVFAVWGTFAFKGDGFIFSLIFLVLAAVCLIVSLLFAFKGASAKAFTFNSVAIAMCVAWVFAMLFPNVMKSSIDPAYSLTIAQSAASAGTQIVMTVAAIILVPIVLGYTIWSVYMFRARISVAPAGGLEPDKIREGANFLVG
- the cydD gene encoding thiol reductant ABC exporter subunit CydD; the protein is MWKAEGVKPMDPRLLKYAKSARGYIIFITVFGFLSAVFIIAQDWLISKAATPVIMEHQPLSFIVPTLGVLVLVLLGRGLSLLIRQWFAHRAATGAIREIREKVLTHATKLGPRWQTQHGQDTVTTVVRALKDLDAYFVFFLPQLLLSATVTPLTLLVIFYLDWISALFVLATIPLIPLFMILIGILTQEYSDKRLASMKRMGGQLVDLLAGLATLKSLGREQDPAKQVKRVGYEYSRSTMQTLRVAFMSGGALEFLTTLCVALVAVEVGIRLLNNQLDLFTGLLVIMLTPEVFSPLREVGKQFHASSDGVTAAEAAFAILEEPLPKTGNLAAPDLTKATIQLRDVGVKARGMWAPASLTASLEPGKIYALTGASGSGKTTTAMSLLGLQAVDQGELTVSGPGGDVPLHDIDPASWWEQCAWVPQNPAILPGTVLENLGESGENPSPALVEASRITHFDTVVQGLPDGWLTQLGAGGLGLSVGQRQRLALTRTLTQKAQFIVLDEPTAHLDANLETQVIAGIKALKAQGKTVVVIAHRQAVLNVADVSIPVETRTFTAAEAEQEARAAAEAKPKPRERKRKPDGREDLPPLILNLDFADNEVRA
- the cydC gene encoding thiol reductant ABC exporter subunit CydC; translated protein: MSSDKSTFPVELMESATGFSGSTMKNTAFISREELRNLRLTYRMMRLNRTNMALAILLGVSTLACAIGLSVVAAWLIARAAQIDALWMDLAVAAVAVRFFGIGRALFRYLERLASHKVALLGVADLRHTVYRILAGRPAKNIAALRRGEILARTGGDVDSVGDFVVKSVLPGMVTAITAIATVILFWFLAPLAALTLLICLLMAGVVGPLLTIRSARIAELASQQAQIELTASAQNLMMNASELAVSGRLQAAQDHLNQVEQVIQRLKDKAARPSAIAAFIDNISMGAAVLCGFLIGTPLVVSGQLWDVNLAILVLAPLAAFEGTSQLAAAAVQLVSSGAAATRLVDLMGGADYVEAALKQIYAADATPNSDAVPEVAVNAEGHRAEISPVTEVEAHLVAKDLEIGWPGGPIIASGIDLELRPGKALAIVGRSGIGKSTLLYTLAGLIPPRGGSLTLGGIDISTLPRATVSEKIVMTAEDAHIFATTALENIRVARANVGSVEAEKLLQEAGMGPWLQAAPDGLDTQLGMDGAALSGGERRRILLARALATPAQLLALDEPGEHLDGALADQLVSDLLATGKSGERGVLLVTHRLSALDGADEVIVLGKLDSENDEGVTHITARGTHASLVETNPTYRWNLEQEKSYV